Proteins encoded by one window of Thermococcus sp. Bubb.Bath:
- a CDS encoding ATP-binding protein → MNAEDVKRYIRLFHERELPEIFKRELKPRVYSGKATAVIGPRRSGKTYLLYSLIGEERERYVYLNFENPLLFGIAPKDFPAVVDAYFDLYPENIGKEVFFLLDEVQDVPDWELGVRYLLDEGFKVVLTGSSSKFLSREIATQLRGRGISYTLLPLSFREFLEFKGEKVEQKDLYGRKVHRLKKLLEEYLKFGGFPEVVLFDDKIRILEEYLSVMITKDIVERHGIRNFGLIDAIIKVVLSSYSKYSSYSSIHRYLRSEFGTSKTTVLEYLKALEDSFFFFFLPKYAPSEKEVHRAPKKVYLVDTGLSIFSKKDVARDMENAVFLELLRRKHYWEPEWELYYYGGSGEKEVDFLLAKEGKPVELIQVTFSLSGSLEREVSALISAGKAMGCRRLTIVTWDEEDTIEKGRMRIRVVPLWKFLLSPPRTPASQDRPLCRLPSEPPSGS, encoded by the coding sequence ATGAATGCCGAAGACGTAAAGAGATACATCCGCCTGTTCCACGAGAGGGAGCTGCCGGAAATTTTTAAGAGGGAACTAAAGCCGCGCGTCTATTCCGGAAAGGCCACGGCGGTGATCGGACCGAGGCGCTCTGGAAAGACATACCTGCTCTATTCTCTCATCGGGGAGGAGAGGGAGAGGTACGTCTACTTAAACTTTGAGAACCCGCTCCTCTTTGGGATCGCTCCAAAGGACTTCCCGGCGGTAGTTGATGCATATTTCGACCTGTACCCTGAGAACATCGGAAAGGAGGTCTTTTTCCTCCTCGACGAAGTCCAAGACGTCCCGGACTGGGAGCTTGGTGTTAGGTACCTCTTGGACGAGGGGTTCAAAGTTGTCTTAACGGGTTCATCTTCGAAGTTCCTCTCAAGAGAGATTGCGACGCAGCTCAGGGGTCGGGGCATTTCTTACACCCTCCTTCCACTTTCATTTAGGGAGTTCCTTGAGTTTAAGGGAGAAAAGGTGGAACAAAAGGACCTTTACGGACGGAAAGTGCATAGGCTCAAGAAACTCCTTGAGGAGTATCTCAAGTTTGGGGGATTCCCTGAGGTGGTGCTCTTCGATGATAAAATCCGTATCCTCGAGGAGTATCTATCGGTGATGATAACCAAGGACATCGTGGAAAGACACGGGATAAGGAACTTTGGACTCATTGATGCCATCATAAAAGTGGTTCTCTCAAGTTATTCAAAGTACTCCTCCTACAGTTCAATACACCGGTACCTGAGGTCGGAGTTTGGAACTTCCAAGACCACTGTTTTGGAGTATCTAAAGGCCCTTGAGGATTCTTTCTTTTTCTTCTTCCTGCCCAAGTATGCCCCTTCTGAAAAGGAAGTTCATCGGGCTCCTAAAAAGGTATACCTGGTGGACACGGGACTTTCAATCTTCTCCAAAAAGGACGTCGCCAGGGACATGGAGAACGCAGTTTTCTTGGAGCTCCTGCGGAGAAAGCACTACTGGGAACCTGAATGGGAGCTCTACTACTACGGGGGTTCCGGGGAGAAGGAAGTGGATTTTCTTTTGGCCAAAGAGGGGAAGCCGGTTGAGCTCATACAGGTCACGTTTTCACTCTCCGGGAGCCTTGAGAGGGAAGTAAGTGCTCTGATCAGTGCCGGAAAGGCCATGGGATGCAGACGGCTAACCATCGTGACGTGGGATGAGGAAGACACAATAGAAAAAGGTAGGATGAGAATCAGGGTCGTCCCGCTCTGGAAGTTCCTGCTCTCCCCTCCCAGAACGCCAGCTTCTCAAGACCGTCCATTATGCCGGCTTCCCTCAGAACCGCCTTCAGGTTCCTGA
- a CDS encoding DUF3226 domain-containing protein encodes MRVITGGKYENLREAHSAVFFPEYGKNREKLLEFVGTLKGNETIITASLELIDLLAGRFRKGEENVLIYSNTEKALTLKEVYELRKYLDFDARGGFSGERAKVSVLFVEGKTDAKFFKAVFKKLFEFKESREVPQNLMFIERVFERDNFDLLKRASDGNYVAVIPSEGNSGVIRNLGNFIRAMEVFNFSVDRIGAAIDIDEDRDSALQSIEGKLAQVGARKRGQEYKIRGTEITPLVIGLPFEDELIEWKKPTVEDLMLHLIDREGLLGRIKPALGVLNESLGRKLTPKEVMYLALSAYGHWGNLEGFYELFVMRSRFRNLKAVLREAGIMDGLEKLAFWEGRAGTSRAGRP; translated from the coding sequence ATGAGGGTAATAACCGGTGGAAAATACGAGAACCTGAGGGAAGCTCACTCCGCGGTTTTCTTCCCAGAATACGGCAAGAACAGGGAGAAACTGCTGGAGTTCGTGGGAACACTCAAAGGGAACGAGACCATCATCACAGCCAGCCTTGAGCTCATCGACCTCCTGGCGGGCAGATTTCGAAAGGGAGAGGAGAACGTTCTCATCTATTCGAATACTGAAAAGGCTCTGACGTTGAAGGAAGTCTACGAGCTGAGAAAATATCTGGATTTCGATGCCAGGGGCGGCTTTTCCGGGGAGAGGGCGAAGGTCAGCGTGCTCTTCGTCGAGGGAAAGACCGACGCCAAATTCTTCAAGGCCGTCTTCAAGAAGCTCTTCGAGTTCAAAGAGAGCAGGGAGGTCCCCCAAAACCTGATGTTCATCGAGCGGGTCTTTGAGAGGGACAACTTCGACCTTCTCAAGAGGGCATCGGACGGAAATTACGTCGCAGTAATCCCAAGCGAGGGCAACTCTGGGGTTATCAGAAACCTTGGAAACTTCATTCGTGCCATGGAGGTATTCAACTTCTCGGTTGACAGAATAGGGGCCGCGATAGACATCGATGAGGACAGGGATTCAGCGCTCCAGTCCATAGAGGGAAAGCTAGCTCAAGTGGGGGCCAGAAAAAGGGGGCAGGAATACAAAATCAGAGGAACGGAGATCACCCCGCTCGTAATCGGCCTTCCCTTTGAGGATGAACTCATAGAATGGAAGAAGCCCACGGTTGAGGACTTAATGCTCCACCTCATAGATCGGGAGGGGCTGCTCGGCAGGATAAAACCTGCACTCGGAGTTCTCAACGAGAGCCTTGGAAGGAAGCTCACCCCGAAGGAGGTCATGTATCTAGCGCTCTCGGCCTACGGCCACTGGGGCAACCTCGAAGGATTTTACGAGCTCTTCGTGATGCGCTCCCGCTTCAGGAACCTGAAGGCGGTTCTGAGGGAAGCCGGCATAATGGACGGTCTTGAGAAGCTGGCGTTCTGGGAGGGGAGAGCAGGAACTTCCAGAGCGGGACGACCCTGA
- a CDS encoding DHH family phosphoesterase gives MAVKECPECHGTGKVIVGEKECPVCGGTGYVPAEFKVGEKLKGYRNLDYFGVEDEVDEIPCPECHGKGTVPVYDTCPTCGGTGRVLVCDICGKVKGPWEPGMETTWVCPDCLRKYKIVYVLDKTCDYGDVEVGNVYKGVIDRVERFGVFVRLNPHVTGLIKRKDLLGGHEYKPGNPILVQVLDVRPDKNEIDLIESALRNYKEVTVKKEMPVTPIGELSKDMAGETVRLRGEVTQIQVTGGPTVLTITDGTGITWVAAFEAPGVRAYPNINVGDIVEVIGKVAFHAGEIQIEASDMSRLWGPEAAEIRKKIEDVLNRRAQPEDVGFLVQSEVLEKLKPKIMKAAFMIRRAILEGRPILLRHHSDADGYTSGLALEYAIVPLIEKISPDSQARWKLFKRRPSRAPFYELEDVLKDIIFMVEDHEKFGDPLPLLVIVDNGGTSEDIPAYKRIRAYGVPIVVIDHHDPREWVSEDKAKVDDYVDVHVNPHHIKRGYYELTAGMLATEVARFINPGVEDRIKHLPAIAGTGDRSKAPEYYQYVEIAKKAKGLTEEDLKKIAEVIDHEAYFWKFMDGHGIIDEILLLTGNLQRHRELINAIYPEVKEKQEKALKASLPHVKSVVLPNGIRFNTIDIELFAPKFSYPSPGKLSGLIHDHFKEKYGEDAPILTLAYGPDFAVVRAADGMAAYNFDLNEIIPKLQEALPSAGIEGGGHSYAGSIKFFEGMRKEVLEEFAKQVVKLKRA, from the coding sequence ATGGCGGTTAAGGAATGTCCTGAGTGTCACGGAACGGGCAAGGTAATCGTTGGCGAGAAGGAGTGCCCAGTCTGCGGGGGAACCGGCTACGTCCCGGCGGAGTTCAAGGTTGGGGAGAAACTCAAGGGCTACCGCAATCTCGATTACTTTGGTGTCGAAGACGAGGTGGACGAGATACCCTGCCCCGAATGCCACGGGAAGGGGACGGTTCCAGTCTACGACACCTGTCCCACGTGCGGTGGAACGGGTAGGGTTCTGGTCTGCGACATCTGCGGGAAGGTTAAGGGGCCCTGGGAGCCGGGAATGGAGACAACTTGGGTCTGCCCGGACTGCCTCAGGAAGTACAAGATAGTTTACGTCCTCGACAAAACCTGCGACTACGGTGATGTTGAAGTTGGAAACGTTTACAAAGGAGTTATTGACAGAGTTGAGCGCTTTGGCGTCTTTGTCCGGCTCAATCCGCACGTTACAGGTCTTATTAAAAGAAAAGACCTACTGGGTGGCCATGAGTACAAGCCGGGCAACCCGATTCTGGTTCAGGTTCTCGACGTGAGGCCCGATAAGAACGAGATCGACCTGATAGAGTCAGCCCTCAGGAACTACAAAGAAGTGACCGTGAAGAAGGAAATGCCCGTTACCCCGATAGGCGAGCTCAGCAAGGACATGGCGGGCGAGACAGTGCGCCTGAGGGGCGAGGTAACCCAGATACAGGTCACCGGCGGACCAACGGTCCTCACGATAACCGATGGAACCGGAATAACGTGGGTTGCGGCCTTTGAAGCTCCAGGAGTGAGGGCGTACCCAAACATCAACGTCGGCGACATCGTTGAGGTAATCGGAAAGGTCGCCTTCCATGCGGGCGAGATTCAGATCGAGGCCAGCGACATGTCCCGTCTGTGGGGCCCGGAGGCAGCTGAGATCCGGAAGAAAATCGAGGACGTTCTCAACAGGCGTGCCCAGCCGGAGGACGTTGGGTTCCTGGTGCAAAGCGAAGTCCTTGAGAAACTCAAACCGAAGATAATGAAAGCTGCCTTCATGATAAGGAGGGCTATCCTTGAGGGCAGGCCGATACTCCTGAGGCACCACTCCGACGCGGATGGCTACACCTCCGGTCTTGCCCTTGAGTACGCCATCGTCCCCCTCATAGAGAAGATCTCGCCGGACTCCCAGGCCAGGTGGAAGCTCTTCAAGAGGAGACCGAGCAGGGCACCCTTTTACGAGCTTGAAGATGTTCTCAAGGACATAATCTTCATGGTCGAGGACCACGAGAAGTTCGGCGACCCGTTGCCGCTCCTCGTCATAGTTGACAACGGAGGAACCAGCGAGGATATTCCCGCCTACAAGCGCATAAGGGCCTACGGCGTGCCGATAGTGGTTATAGACCACCATGACCCGCGCGAGTGGGTGAGCGAGGACAAGGCCAAGGTTGACGACTACGTTGACGTCCACGTCAATCCTCATCACATCAAGCGCGGCTACTACGAGCTAACAGCCGGAATGCTCGCTACTGAGGTGGCGCGCTTCATCAATCCGGGGGTCGAGGACAGGATAAAGCACCTGCCAGCCATAGCGGGAACCGGCGACAGGAGCAAGGCCCCGGAATACTACCAGTACGTTGAGATAGCGAAGAAGGCGAAGGGCCTCACCGAGGAAGACCTGAAGAAAATTGCCGAGGTTATCGACCACGAGGCCTACTTCTGGAAGTTCATGGACGGACACGGGATAATAGACGAGATACTCCTCCTGACCGGCAACCTCCAGAGGCACCGCGAGCTGATAAACGCAATCTACCCGGAGGTCAAGGAGAAGCAGGAAAAGGCTTTGAAGGCTTCCCTGCCACACGTGAAGAGCGTCGTCCTGCCCAACGGCATACGGTTCAACACCATAGACATAGAGCTCTTTGCACCGAAGTTCTCCTACCCGAGCCCGGGCAAGCTCTCTGGTTTGATCCACGACCACTTTAAGGAGAAGTACGGCGAGGACGCGCCCATATTAACCCTCGCCTACGGACCTGACTTCGCCGTGGTGAGGGCAGCGGACGGGATGGCGGCCTACAACTTCGACCTCAACGAGATAATTCCTAAGCTCCAGGAGGCCCTGCCGAGCGCGGGCATAGAGGGTGGCGGCCACAGCTACGCGGGCTCTATAAAGTTTTTCGAGGGGATGAGAAAGGAGGTTCTTGAGGAGTTCGCGAAGCAGGTCGTGAAGCTGAAGAGGGCCTGA
- a CDS encoding HAD family hydrolase has translation MKLASFDVWNTLLDINVMLDAMAVELSNLMGACTVDVVEGMTLTRERIKRMRAKTVGDPSRALEESQELLAELLGIDVGLVKRAAARAVLRVGDGIVLPGAKETLKEVKKRGLKVTVTGNVMFWPGSYTRLLLECFGMMDYIDKTFFADEVLAYKPMREMFEKPLRVFGVEPEEAVHIGDTKAEDFEGALRAGMWAVWINPEAEEVRRIHERGFEVPSVEGILEVLGEIEKEKTF, from the coding sequence ATGAAGCTGGCCTCATTCGACGTCTGGAACACACTCCTCGACATAAACGTCATGCTCGACGCGATGGCGGTTGAGCTGTCCAACCTGATGGGTGCCTGCACAGTTGACGTTGTCGAGGGCATGACGCTCACCAGGGAGAGGATAAAAAGGATGAGGGCGAAAACGGTGGGTGACCCATCGAGGGCCCTTGAAGAGAGCCAGGAACTCCTGGCGGAGCTCCTTGGAATAGACGTTGGACTCGTCAAGAGGGCCGCCGCGAGGGCAGTTCTAAGGGTAGGAGATGGGATAGTCCTCCCAGGGGCGAAGGAGACTCTGAAGGAAGTCAAGAAGAGGGGCCTCAAAGTCACCGTCACCGGGAACGTAATGTTCTGGCCAGGCTCATACACGCGCCTCCTCCTCGAGTGCTTTGGCATGATGGATTACATAGACAAGACCTTCTTCGCCGACGAGGTTCTGGCGTACAAGCCCATGAGGGAGATGTTCGAGAAGCCGCTCAGGGTTTTCGGTGTGGAGCCGGAGGAAGCAGTTCACATCGGCGACACGAAGGCGGAGGACTTTGAGGGGGCTTTGAGGGCCGGAATGTGGGCCGTCTGGATTAACCCCGAAGCGGAGGAAGTGAGAAGAATCCACGAGCGGGGATTTGAGGTTCCTTCTGTTGAGGGGATTCTTGAGGTTCTGGGGGAGATAGAAAAAGAGAAAACTTTCTGA